The following proteins are encoded in a genomic region of Rattus rattus isolate New Zealand chromosome 2, Rrattus_CSIRO_v1, whole genome shotgun sequence:
- the LOC116890759 gene encoding RNA-binding protein 4B isoform X4, producing MVKLFIGNLPREATEQEIRSLFEQYGKVLECDIIKNYGFVHIEDKTAAEDAIRNLHHYKLHGVNINVEASKNKSKASTKLHVGNISPTCTNQELRAKFEEYGPVIECDIVKDYAFVHMERAEDAVEAIRGLDNTEFQGFEP from the exons ATGGTGAAGCTGTTCATCGGAAATCTGCCCCGGGAGGCCACAGAGCAGGAGATCCGCTCACTCTTCGAGCAGTACGGGAAGGTGCTGGAATGTGACATCATTAAGAACTATGGCTTTGTGCACATAGAGGACAAGACGGCCGCTGAGGATGCCATACGCAACCTGCACCACTACAAACTGCACGGAGTGAACATCAATGTGGAAGCCAGCAAGAATAAGAGCAAAGCTTCAACCAAATTACATGTGGGCAACATCAGTCCCACTTGTACCAACCAAGAGCTTCGGGCCAAGTTTGAGGAGTACGGCCCAGTCATCGAATGTGACATCGTGAAAGATTATGCCTTTGTACACATGGAGCGGGCAGAAGATGCGGTGGAGGCCATCAGGGGCCTTGACAACACAGAGTTTCAAG GTTTTGAGCCTTAA
- the LOC116890759 gene encoding RNA-binding protein 4B isoform X3 yields the protein MVKLFIGNLPREATEQEIRSLFEQYGKVLECDIIKNYGFVHIEDKTAAEDAIRNLHHYKLHGVNINVEASKNKSKASTKLHVGNISPTCTNQELRAKFEEYGPVIECDIVKDYAFVHMERAEDAVEAIRGLDNTEFQGGMCVG from the exons ATGGTGAAGCTGTTCATCGGAAATCTGCCCCGGGAGGCCACAGAGCAGGAGATCCGCTCACTCTTCGAGCAGTACGGGAAGGTGCTGGAATGTGACATCATTAAGAACTATGGCTTTGTGCACATAGAGGACAAGACGGCCGCTGAGGATGCCATACGCAACCTGCACCACTACAAACTGCACGGAGTGAACATCAATGTGGAAGCCAGCAAGAATAAGAGCAAAGCTTCAACCAAATTACATGTGGGCAACATCAGTCCCACTTGTACCAACCAAGAGCTTCGGGCCAAGTTTGAGGAGTACGGCCCAGTCATCGAATGTGACATCGTGAAAGATTATGCCTTTGTACACATGGAGCGGGCAGAAGATGCGGTGGAGGCCATCAGGGGCCTTGACAACACAGAGTTTCAAG GTGGGATGTGTGTGGGCTGA
- the LOC116890759 gene encoding RNA-binding protein 4 isoform X2: MVKLFIGNLPREATEQEIRSLFEQYGKVLECDIIKNYGFVHIEDKTAAEDAIRNLHHYKLHGVNINVEASKNKSKASTKLHVGNISPTCTNQELRAKFEEYGPVIECDIVKDYAFVHMERAEDAVEAIRGLDNTEFQGKRMHVQLSTSRLRTAPGMGDQSGCYRCGKEGHWSKECPIDRSGRVADLTEQYNEQYGAVRTPYTMSYGDSLYYNNAYGALDAYYKRCRAARSYEAVAAAAASAYNNYAEQTLSQLPQVQNTAMASHLTSTSLDPYNRHLLPPTGAAAAAAAAAAACTAASTPYYGRDRSPLRRATGPVPTVGEGYGYGHDSELSQASAAARNSQYDMARYEREQYADRARYSAF; encoded by the exons ATGGTGAAGCTGTTCATCGGAAATCTGCCCCGGGAGGCCACAGAGCAGGAGATCCGCTCACTCTTCGAGCAGTACGGGAAGGTGCTGGAATGTGACATCATTAAGAACTATGGCTTTGTGCACATAGAGGACAAGACGGCCGCTGAGGATGCCATACGCAACCTGCACCACTACAAACTGCACGGAGTGAACATCAATGTGGAAGCCAGCAAGAATAAGAGCAAAGCTTCAACCAAATTACATGTGGGCAACATCAGTCCCACTTGTACCAACCAAGAGCTTCGGGCCAAGTTTGAGGAGTACGGCCCAGTCATCGAATGTGACATCGTGAAAGATTATGCCTTTGTACACATGGAGCGGGCAGAAGATGCGGTGGAGGCCATCAGGGGCCTTGACAACACAGAGTTTCAAG GCAAACGAATGCACGTGCAGTTGTCCACCAGCCGGCTTAGGACTGCGCCCGGGATGGGAGACCAGAGCGGCTGCTATCGGTGCGGGAAAGAGGGGCACTGGTCCAAAGAGTGTCCGATAGATCGTTCGGGCCGCGTGGCAGACTTGACCGAGCAATATAATGAGCAATATGGAGCAGTGCGTACGCCTTACACCATGAGTTATGGGGATTCATTGTATTACAACAACGCGTACGGAGCGCTCGATGCCTACTACAAGCGCTGCCGTGCTGCCCGGTCCTATGAGGCAGTGGCAGCTGCAGCTGCCTCTGCATATAATAACTATGCAGAGCAGACTTTGTCCCAGCTGCCACAAGTCCAGAACACAGCCATGGCCAGTCACCTCACCTCCACCTCTCTTGATCCCTACAATAGACATCTGTTGCCGCCTACAGGAGCtgctgcagcagcagctgctgctgctgctgcttgtacTGCAGCTTCTACTCCATATTACGGGCGGGATCGGAGCCCCCTGCGTCGCGCTACAGGCCCAGTCCCCACTGTTGGAGAGGGCTACGGTTACGGGCATGACAGTGAGTTGTCCCAAGCTTCAGCAGCTGCTCGGAATTCCCAGTACGACATGGCCCGGTATGAGCGGGAGCAGTATGCGGATCGGGCGCGGTACTCAGCCTTTTAA